The Gymnogyps californianus isolate 813 chromosome 5, ASM1813914v2, whole genome shotgun sequence DNA segment tataaaaatgtttttttaaaggaatagtTATAATACATTAGAAAGAGTCACAGAGGAAGCGTTCCACGCTGTAAACAAGaatagcaattaaaaagaaaagcagatggtaGCTGGGCTCTCAAAGTGCATGGCTGAGAGACCCTGACCTCAACCACTgtcccatgctggagcaggtcccCAGTGCTCCTgtggctcctgctgcctgctggtgCCACAGCCACTCAAAGAAGTGCTCAATTACAAACaatgccccccccccaaactcgCAACGTTGGTCTTTAAAACTACATGGCGGGCACCAAGGCGAGAGTTGTCACCAGGTCTGCGAGGGCAAGGACGGGGGAGCTGCTTTCCTGAGTTTGCTCGTGGTAAGAGTGGCTTTTGCTAAGGGGCTGAGGCCATTGTaggaggctggggcaggggtgcAAGTGGCTTGGGCCAGTTATTTGTCCTGCTGAGCTGCCACCCtcacctttctccttcccttcctatCCTCAGCGAAAGAGCTGAGGCTGGGCTGtgccctgcccacccctgcTGCCATACACCCACCATGGCCGCAGCTTCATCTGCagcaagaggcagagaaggagaaagaatcGGTCATCTCCTAGTAGATTATGCTTTGATGGGCTGAAGTGAGAGCATCACTCCAAGGAAAGCAATGCACATTCCTGGCTCCCAGCCAGCTTGGGCTACTTTGCCCCTGGGAACTCTTCCCAAACCTGCCAGCTTTCAGGGGCTGCAGGTTGGAGAAGAGTTTCTTAGGTGGCACACTGAGGAGCTTGGAGACCTTCTCAGCAAGAAGCACACTGGTGGGAACAGGGAGCCTGTGTCTGCCTGGTCCAAAGGTCACTGAAACTAGCTGGTGGCTTCCCCCAGGCTTGGAGGTGTTGAGGACCTTGCAGCTTGTTCCTGTTAGGGCTTGGAGGGCAGGAACCCCCCCAAATTCTTGTTGAACACCATGCACCAAATGCCATGCAACAGGTACTGGGCATTTGACAGCTCTCCAAAATTAGAGCAAACCACCTGTTTAAATGTGAATACTGCAAAATGTCCCAGACACACGCTGGGTGAGAAGCCTGGGCACACGTGCAACACAATGTGCAAAGGCTGTGTGCCtgaaatgaggggaaaaaggtaaaatgaggggaaaaaggtCTCAGCTCTTGCATGTGTGACCCAAACACTCAGAGACGTTAACAGGAGTCCTATGTGTGCTTCAAGGAGAGGACAGACCCCCAAGCTACAGAAACCAAGCTGAGGTGATCACCAGCCCTCAGATGTTTCTTGTTGCTTCCTAGCAACCTCAAGGCCAGTGGGCTGCTAGTGAAAGGCAATCAATATCTGTCCTGAAATACTGCCCAGGTATTTTAACACACAAATAGGATTAACTACTGCACGGTTACTGAAAAATGTACTCTAAATTAAAACCAATTCAAGCACCGTTGTCCTAGAAGGGGCCCGTGATGTCTCAAAACACAAATACTGAACATTCATACAGCACTTCTCAAAGAGCAACTCTCAACTCCTCACAACACCCCTGCGAGGTAGCTAATAGGGTTAtccctgctgtgcagagggagagaggatgGGCAAGGTTGGAGACTCAGCAAAAGATGGGGTTGCAACAGAAGCTGACGGTGCTGTGGTCTGGCTGGCTACTTCCAAACAAAGATGGGGTGCTCCCTTCGACGCTCTCCCTGCTGCTAACATAAACTACCACGtgcacacaagaaaaaaaacccctgataAACCCCACAAAGTAATTTAGTGGAAGTTTTCTGCTGGGCTTCCAGGTAGGCTTCAGATCAGGTTATGTTACTGAAGCAGCCTGTGAGAtaaaaagtagttttcaaaGTCTCCTTAGAACTTAAAGGAGCTTTTGCCCAGGGTCTCCATTGAAGGGATGGGACTCCCACCCGCAGTCCTGCCTAAGGTGGCATCTGCAGCCACctcttctgcacagcagagtcAAATACAGCACATCTGGGCTAGtttatttcctgctgcttccattGATCTTCCTTCCTGATGAAGTCCCTTCACCTATACGGGTGAAGTAGATACTGGGAACAGGAATTTGGACCTGCTCTTTCATTGGGGTGAGCTGTCCCCAGGTCCCTGCACACCTCCAGCCAATGGTTTGGGCTGTGCAGCAGCGACAGCCTAGGATGGAGAGGAGATGGACAGGCCACCAGACCTTGGTGCATGAAGGGCAGGTGGGCACCCACCGCCTTATCTCCTCAACAGTAGGCTGCGGTGACGTTGATGCTCTACAGCATCATCTTCCAAACCTCTGTGCCCAGGTTTACTTCCTTGGTTGTTGATTTCTGGGTGGGCTAAACCAGAAGGGCTGAGATCAGGTTCTGGGCAATgtgctccccttccccagctcctaTGCCGTTTCCACTCTGACAACTTGCTCAAAGTAAAAGTGGGCTTCAGCCTGGGCACTGTGATTAGACACCATCACACCTCCAGCAGCTTGCTAGTAAAGGCAGGAGGTTTCCCAAGGCAGCAGCCCCTTTTCCTGTTCAGCCAACAGAAAGGCAGTGAGCCTGCTTGCTGCCCTGGACCTCCAAGGGAAAGGCCAGCAGAAGGGCCACTCAGCCCAAGAGACTAGGCTCAACCTTCATCACTGTCCTTGTCACCTTGAGAACTTGGGAAAGAACCACCCTGCTGGTGGTCCTCCACCAGGGTCACACCAAGGAGACCCCCCAGGGACTCACCAGCTGTTAAACCTCCCCTCCGGGACACCATCCACCACCATGGCAGGAGCCAGGTACAGCCGGGCACTGCTTTGTGGAATTGCATAGAGTAGACAGCGGGCTGCCTGCGCCCTGCCGGGATGCCATGGCCTTGcctgaaaatgctgctgcctACAACCACAGgtctgggaaaagaaataaaaatctatggCTACAAAGGCCTTTGAAAGCAATGCTGTTGGCTGCACTGATCgggcattttaaagaaagcatttcagacTTCTACACCTTGGGTCTGCTTCCACAGCCATAGGTACCTAGGGCATGtaggagcagaagaaaacacaaaacgTTCACCAGCCCTGCCTCTTTCCCAACACGTGATGAGGCTAGGGGAGCTTCGaggaacaaaaaatgaaagcGCGTTCCAATTTGTCCATAGGAAAAATGCAAACCCAATTTGCTGGTGCCTCCTGGCGCCGGTGGCCACCACTCCATCCCCTCGCCGGGCGCTCGTACCAAAGCACAGCTTGACAGGCAATGGCTGCTGTGCTGTCACCCCGACACAGCCCTGCTGAAGGGGGGGTCCCAAAAATGGGGTGAGGGTGCTGCTCCAGCACCCGCTTCCTCTCTCTCAcctccccccatccccactAAAACGTCACTGATTTGGGCAGCTTTGCCAGGGGAGGAGAGCCTGAAAGGAAACTGTTCTCCGAGCAGGATTTGGCAACCTGCGGCGGTAATTTTGGTTTGGGGCTCAGGGGGGGTCGTGGGGCTTTCAGTGCGTTTAATGGTTTCTGGAGGCTTTTTTGGGCATCTACCTCCTCCGGGTCCAGCGCAAGAGGTGGTGGCGTGGAGGTGGCAGGCAGGGGATGTCCAGTCTCCAGCAGAGGCAATGCCACCTGCTTTCTGTTCAAGAAGTCCTGCTCTGTTGCATGGACCAGGTGGAGGGGAGTGGTGGTTTTGATAACGGTGTAGGGGCTGTTCCCCTCCACTGCAGGGGACAGCACCCGCTGGAAGGGGCAGCCCTcgcccagccccgctgcctccgACTCGCTGCCAGGTAAGATGGGCACGCTGCCGCCTGCCAGCCCTTGCACAGACAGCACGCCCAAGCCCTCTGGCCAGTGCGCGGCGCTGGTGGCACTCCCTGGCCCAttctgctgcaggctggcaaGCTCCCCCGTGGATGCAGCTTTGGATGCCAAGTGCttcaagtctgttttgtccGGCAGTGCCGCTCTGCAGCGCTTCCTGGCCATCTCCTCCCTGCGCTCACTCTTGGGGGAGTTGTCATGCTGCAACATGCCggagagctgctgccagccacCCGGCAAAGGATGAGGGGGTGCATCGAGCGCTTTCTTTTTGCAGACGGAAGATGCTTGTTCTCCCGccagcagggcagcaggatTTGGCTGCCATATCGTGTGGTCCGTAGCAGAAAGCTCAGCGGTGCTCGAGTCAGGAGGTCTCAGCATATTTTGGAGAGAGGAGTCCAAGGAGCCATGCTCGGCTGGGGCGGAGAGGAAGACTGACTTGTGGTCCACcatggcagagccaggagcgAGAAGAGGCTGCTCTGGAGGCAGGACCGTGGGCAGGAGGTGATGATGGGCCTGCATCTCGCTTGCCTTCAGAAGAGATGGTGGCTGCCCATCCCCGGTGGGCTCCACCCAACCCTCCTCTCCCGGCAGCCCCCCAGCAGGAGGATGCAGGTGGATGTCCATCACTTCAGCTGCTTCACTGCCCTGGAGGGTGGCAGTCCTCGCCTCTGCCGCCGTTGTTCCTCCCAGCACCCCGGGACCTCTGTGGGGATGGGGCTCCCCGTCTGGGGGCTGCTCACCCATCCGGCCGTTCTGGCCGTTGGCCGCCATGTTGCCCTTCACGGCTACTGGGTTGAGGGAGAGCTCCAGGCCCAGGGGTTTCCGTGGGAACTCCTCAGGCTTTGCTGCAttggaagcagagaaaacaaaataaaactcaaacTGTCCATCAGTTCATTTTTGCATCTGGCATGCCCCAACCATGGGGAAGGCAGATGCTGCACCCAGCGGGTGCCAACCCTTCTGGGCTGCCCcggctcccagccccacagcagagGGATGCTCTAGTCCCCACGGGACAGGGGTACCACCGGCCGTTCCCGCTGGGCTGCCCGCCTTCCCCTGTACCCACCTGGTGGGGGGAGGTCAAATTTCATCTTGCGCAGTTCGGTCATTGACACCTGCAGTTGCTCGATGACGGCATCATCCTCATACTGCAGGGAAGCGGCAattttctcctgcagaaatTCCCGTAAATCTTCCAGCGTCATCTTCAGCAAGCGCTCTGGGGGATGGTAGAAAGGAGTAATGGCAGTGGCATGGCCAAATTGCAGGGTAGCACGAGCGTGGGTTgcattgctttggttttatctgggattctgctgctgctcccactcCAGGGTGGGACAGCCTGAACGTTTTTGCCTCTCTCCCACCTTCCCACTGTTGCTCAGGGTTGTCAATACATGTACATATCTGTGCCACCTCTGGGCAGTAGCTCAGCAATGGCAGGACAATGGTGGGGCTGGGACCTATGCTGACCAGGATGCACGTTTTGGGCCATTTCTAGAAGTTCTCACCAATACCTctaggaggaggaagagctccATGAGATAGCCCCTGAGTGTCAGACTGAACAGCCACTGCTCCGCCATCCAGGGATGCCAACCTGCAccagccagcaggcagggatgcaggcagagATGCTGACCCACGCCAGGGATTCAGGCAAGGATGGGATGCAGGCAGGAACgggatgcaggcagggatgcCAATCCGCACCACGCATTCCTCAGGGAGGAGAGACGATTTCACAGCCAGGCTGAaacttctgcctgcctgccagttTCCCAATCTTTGCAAACAAATGGGATACTTGAAGATTTATTTCTGGATAGCCTGTTCTTCATTCAACTGAAGGAAGAGCAGGGTGGCTGTTTGCAGAAGCCAACACATGCAGTCTCATAAATCCCACTGGCCCAAAGGTTCCCAGCATGCAGTATCAGCATTGCTCCTGTCTCAGATCAAAGACGTAACAGGGCAACAAAGCAAGGCTGCTAGCTTATGGGAGTGGAGGGATTCAAAGTCCCAAAGATCTTGAGGTAGAAACATCACTGCCTTAATGTTATGTACGAAAACCAGGTTTTGGTCATTTTAGAAGTATATTAATGGATTTATTTCTCCCTCTACAGCCTTTTCAGCTGAACTACCACATAGAGCTTTGCAGACAGATGGGTTGCTGTCTGTACTGCCCCTAAAAGCATGCTGATAAAAGATGTGGGGCGCAGCACACAGAAAGAGGCAGCTAGGAGCATTTCAGGTGGGATTTGCTACGTGCTGAGGGCAGTGTTTCAACCCTTGCAGCATCTCATTTCTTCCCTGGAGCATCAGCACGGGACTGTGCCTTTTGGGGCCAGCGCAGGGCACCAAGCAGGCTGGTAGGAGCCAGCAAGGCTTTCCGGGTCAGCAGCACAAGGGTGGCCCAGCACAGTGCCACCTCTGCCATACAAGACATGCTCTGCTGGGACCTTACTTTTGTGCAGTTTGAGGATGGTGTAAGCCATGGCCGTCAGCACCCGCTCTCCTTCCAGGATGTAGATATCCCACAACCGCAAGGTAAGGGTGAAGGGGGTCTGtttcaaacacacaaacaaaaaaccagctTGTTAGCACCACACTCGTTAGCACTGATTGATGGGATGATGATACAGAGGTTGGTGGCATCACTATATCCCCTTGCACCAAAACACACAACAGGGCAAGGCATTGGATGTCCAGGATTCATCTATAACACAAACCCCTATTTTATCATCTATGGTTTTGCCTTAAAGCTAACACCCCTGGGTGGCCGGGAAAGTACTTAAAACCCAGCTGTGaatgcagaaaaaggagaaacttTCTGCACAGGCATGCTAGCACATGGATTCCCCTACCCTGGAGGGAGCATCATCATCTTTCAGCCCTGCAAGCGCACAAAACCACTCTTGTATCCATCCAAATTGCCCAGATAGATGAAGGGCTATTTATGGGATAGGTCTGAAGGCCCAACGGTGCTTCACTAAGcattaaaaaatcacttctttggTGTCTAGAGAAGTGGTCTTCCTTATACACAGGCTTATTTCTGCCTGCTAGAAAAACCTCTGCAAGAGGTTTTCATTTGCACCTGGACCCAATCTGACAAACAGGAGTGAACTGATATCCAAAATGATGGAGCAGCCTATCATCTGCCAGTAGATGTAAGGCATCTCACCAACACAGAAATTAATACTAGTCCTACTGTGACATTTAAGTTCAAATTTAGGATGCTGTGCTTACTCTCCAGAGTTTGGCACAACTGGCCATTGCAGCTCTTTTACCACGTTACTGCAGTTAAAgggattttgcattttatacAGCTTTTAGTGACAGACTGCAAAGCAGTGAGTTCCCTCTCAAGGGGAAGAGGTCATCCACTGTTTTATAGGAGATGGGGCAGCAGAAAATTGAGACTGGGGACACACAGATGTCCTAAACATTAGCAAGTCTGGATCTTACGTTCAAGTGTGCAAGCACAATGCTGCCCCTAAAAATAAAGTAGTCTTGGCTCGGGACTGGCAAATTAGCTCTGGACAAATCAGGGTAATTTTCTCACTCTTTCATGTGTCTCCAGTGCCCAGCCCACTCCtttgcctgcagctgctgcagtgctaTTTGTTGAGGTTTGTGCCTCCAGCTCTTCTTCTCCCTGCATTGTTTCCAGAGCCAAAGTGAGGTTAATTGCCTTTGCAGCCGTGCCAGTGGGCAAGAGAAAGATCTCTCCCGACTTTGAAGCTtatactgctgctgctgagccatcTCCCAGCAACCGCTTGTGATGAGGCAGCAGGAATTGGCTTGTCATCAGTGACATGCAGTTATTTTTAGCTTCTCCCTTATTAAGTTTTTTGCCTTATGAGAGCGTGCATAATATCCCAccttataaaatattaacacCTTCTTCAAATTATGATACTTTTTCAAAAAACCAGGCCGATTAACTGTGCATACAAGTGGCAGAGCAGCAAACAACCTGCAGAGCATCCTCACCCGGTCAATGAAACACTGCAGGAACCACTTGGTTGTGTAAATCCCTGTAGTCATCTGCTCCTTGTCCTAGGAGGAGACAGCAAAGAGAGGCGTTTCAccaggctggctgctggaggTTCAGGCAACTCACAGGGCTTTTGGGGAGGTTGGTTGGTTGGCTTATTAATGCTGGGGTCTGGGTGCAGGATCTGGCTGTGGTTTCTCTCCCACCAAAGCCCCTGCTTTAAATACCAATGTTGAAGTCCTGTTTTGGTCCTTTGCCCAAGATATTCATTGAACCTGATCCTCGATGTGGCCAGACTTGAGCCACAACTTTGGAGAGGGATTTCTAGGAGAAGCTTTTCTGGCCTAGTATCTACTCCAGGGATTTACAAAAACCTTCCAGGAACCCAAACCAGGCACTCCTTGCAGACTACCATTTTTGTTTCCATAGCAATTCCCATGCGAGCCTCCTGCAGCACTACAAAAATGATTAACCCCAACTATCCCACAGGTAAATCCAGACCTGCACAGTCAAGCCAGCTTTGCTAGCACTACTTCATTTGCATGGcatggctgctgcaggagcaggacagCCTGACAGGCTAAGGAAAACTCTTGAAAACCTCACCAACATCACCCCGGTCTATCACTTTTCCATCCCTGTCTGGCACCCAGTGCAGCGCTTGcgcacagctttgctttttctggcaCAGCTGGTGCTGGGATGCACAGCGCCCCGCACGTGCACAAAGTTGACGtgactgctgctgcaaagccagcaaagcagcggggatgggaagagaaagaagccCGTGGGATTAACAGCTGGCTCTGGTCTTTGCTTTTGGCTGGTGCGGGGCACCTGCAAGCCTGGGGAGCCTTCGAGAGCCAGGAGGCATGACTAGCTTTCAGAGAGTTATTCCCATCCTCCCCACCCAGGTCCTCCCCGCCCCCCATGGCTATAATTAAGTGAAAACCCGTCCTGTCTCTGTTTCACTTTTACGACCAGGGCTGGCTCGTTTGCAGCACGAAGCAAGAGCTGTTGCAGATGATGGCAATATAAACAGCTTTTCCTGTAGCTGGGCCACCGAGCCCCTTGGGAGCATAAGAAACCTTCAGGAGTCTAGCCACTGAATACCAACTGTCTACAGCAAATGCAAGGGgggacaaggggaaaaaaaaccaaagggaGCAGGTGTGGCAAAATAGTTGCCTAGATGTTAGACTGCAGTCAGTATGTCCTGCAGATGCTCCTCCAGCTACCAAATGGGCTTGTACCATCTGCTAGAGAGAAAAACAACTGGACGTGCCCAAGcaacaaaacacacagcaaacCTTACGTGCCTCCTGTCTTTaaacaacagcaaagctgtTAAATGCAAGCACTTGGGGCTAATAATTATTGAATTAAGACTCCAGGCAGTCCAGCATCACCCTTACACCAGGAGCAGAGCCTGAACACAGCTCAGCCTCACTGCTGTATGCAATAGCTCCGTTTGCTGCAGGCTCTGTGAGCCTTCCTGCCTGGCTTTCCTAAGGAAGCCTTTAGATTTTAGCAGTCCCTACACTAATGATGACCAGCAAGCAAATGATAACCATTCGCCTCAGCAAGATTCAGGCACCCCATTTAACAAACACTTGCCTCTTTGTGGCTGAAGCAGGCCTACACAGTTAGAAATATGTTCATTTGTGCATCTATTTGGCAGAACATTACACTAATTGCTTTAGCATTAAAATGCAATATTAGTATGGGGAGACTGATAGCAAAGAGATACCATGTGCTTCTTCAGTTTGGGAAACAGTTTACTTAAAATCTGCTCGTGGTGAGCTTGAAATCTCTGCAGCTTCGGGAACCCAGGAATGAAAAAACCTTAATgagaaaagatgagagaaaaaaaaaaaaatcagaaaagctcTGGAGCCGTCACAGGGGCAGACTGATTTTCTAGAAACTCATCCCCTGTGTCACCTGTTGAAGTCGGCTGGACCACAGTGTGCCCAGCTACCTCCCTTGGCATCCCTCCCAGAGTCCGCCCTTCACCCAGTCTACATGGGCGACAGCACCCTCAGCACCAACCCCAGCTGGTCCTTCTCACCCCAGCCTCGCAGAGCAGACCTGCTCACCTCCCCACTGCCTCCCCACGTGAGACTTGGCTTGGCCAAGACCTCTCTGAACACATCTCAGTGCTTACCAAGGttcagagaaaagctgaagataTTTGAACACCAAAAGCTTGTGCAGCGCCCCGTAATCTAGCAGGACATGCGTCTAAGACTGTCTGGAGTTATCAAGCCATAAGGCTTAGCCCTCCGCTCATAAAATAACCCTCTGTGCATAGATTACTGCTAACCACAAGTAAGATGAAAGGATCTTTAATGTGtttgaagtaaaataatacAGCACATTTGGTGGAATTAGatcttcataaaaacaaaaaggcatgTAGCTTGTGGCACGCTAAAAACAGAGCATTACGTGATGCTCTTGGATGTACTTCTGTGAGACTTCTTAAAAACTTGTAACCTTGAGTTAATTGATTGCCAAGGGCAAGGCACTCTGGAGGGAAGATAGCACCTCTGTGGAAGTGTTAATTACTGAGCGCTAAAGCTCAGTGCCGATAAACCACATTTTTCT contains these protein-coding regions:
- the LOC127016796 gene encoding USP6 N-terminal-like protein isoform X2, with translation MKKDIESLIAQEKAEIVAKYEKGRQEGAQIDPWEDANFTLYKVTDRFGFLHEQELPTRTALEEKQKQQEIERVDKWLKMLKKWGKYRNSDKMCRRVYKGIPLQVRGQVWSLLLDVEKMKKENKGKYEQMKEQAKSFSSEIKQIDLDVNRTFRNHIMFRDRYGVKQQALFHVLSAYSVYNTEVSYCQGMSQIAAILLMYLNEEDAFWALAQLLTNQRHAMHGFFIPGFPKLQRFQAHHEQILSKLFPKLKKHMDKEQMTTGIYTTKWFLQCFIDRTPFTLTLRLWDIYILEGERVLTAMAYTILKLHKKRLLKMTLEDLREFLQEKIAASLQYEDDAVIEQLQVSMTELRKMKFDLPPPAKPEEFPRKPLGLELSLNPVAVKGNMAANGQNGRMGEQPPDGEPHPHRGPGVLGGTTAAEARTATLQGSEAAEVMDIHLHPPAGGLPGEEGWVEPTGDGQPPSLLKASEMQAHHHLLPTVLPPEQPLLAPGSAMVDHKSVFLSAPAEHGSLDSSLQNMLRPPDSSTAELSATDHTIWQPNPAALLAGEQASSVCKKKALDAPPHPLPGGWQQLSGMLQHDNSPKSERREEMARKRCRAALPDKTDLKHLASKAASTGELASLQQNGPGSATSAAHWPEGLGVLSVQGLAGGSVPILPGSESEAAGLGEGCPFQRVLSPAVEGNSPYTVIKTTTPLHLVHATEQDFLNRKQVALPLLETGHPLPATSTPPPLALDPEEVDAQKSLQKPLNALKAPRPPLSPKPKLPPQVAKSCSENSFLSGSPPLAKLPKSVTF
- the LOC127016796 gene encoding USP6 N-terminal-like protein isoform X1, producing MLASDMKKDIESLIAQEKAEIVAKYEKGRQEGAQIDPWEDANFTLYKVTDRFGFLHEQELPTRTALEEKQKQQEIERVDKWLKMLKKWGKYRNSDKMCRRVYKGIPLQVRGQVWSLLLDVEKMKKENKGKYEQMKEQAKSFSSEIKQIDLDVNRTFRNHIMFRDRYGVKQQALFHVLSAYSVYNTEVSYCQGMSQIAAILLMYLNEEDAFWALAQLLTNQRHAMHGFFIPGFPKLQRFQAHHEQILSKLFPKLKKHMDKEQMTTGIYTTKWFLQCFIDRTPFTLTLRLWDIYILEGERVLTAMAYTILKLHKKRLLKMTLEDLREFLQEKIAASLQYEDDAVIEQLQVSMTELRKMKFDLPPPAKPEEFPRKPLGLELSLNPVAVKGNMAANGQNGRMGEQPPDGEPHPHRGPGVLGGTTAAEARTATLQGSEAAEVMDIHLHPPAGGLPGEEGWVEPTGDGQPPSLLKASEMQAHHHLLPTVLPPEQPLLAPGSAMVDHKSVFLSAPAEHGSLDSSLQNMLRPPDSSTAELSATDHTIWQPNPAALLAGEQASSVCKKKALDAPPHPLPGGWQQLSGMLQHDNSPKSERREEMARKRCRAALPDKTDLKHLASKAASTGELASLQQNGPGSATSAAHWPEGLGVLSVQGLAGGSVPILPGSESEAAGLGEGCPFQRVLSPAVEGNSPYTVIKTTTPLHLVHATEQDFLNRKQVALPLLETGHPLPATSTPPPLALDPEEVDAQKSLQKPLNALKAPRPPLSPKPKLPPQVAKSCSENSFLSGSPPLAKLPKSVTF